One window of Medicago truncatula cultivar Jemalong A17 chromosome 2, MtrunA17r5.0-ANR, whole genome shotgun sequence genomic DNA carries:
- the LOC11413339 gene encoding 1-aminocyclopropane-1-carboxylate oxidase homolog 1 isoform X1 has translation MGFTAKDEIEGNFKFNSDRLQDLKAFDERKAGVKGLVDQGILKIPTLFHHPPDKFSKSTNSTNTQHIIPIIDLANIGKDPNTRQEIISKIKEASETWGFFQVVNHGIPINVLEDMKDGVIRFFEQDIEVKKEMYTRDQTRPLVYNSNFDLYSSPALNWRDTFICDFALNAPKLEDLPVVCRLLFPKNQFGLKRDILMEYGTRLMKLGTILFELLSEALGLHSNHLKDLDCCEGNILLGHYYPACPEPDLTMGTTKHSDGSFLTVLLQDHIGGLQVLYQEKWIDVPPVPEALVVNIGDLLQLITNDKFKSVEHRVLANDIGPRISVACFFKAGLRAHEKLYGPITELLSEDNPPRYRETTFADYVAYLCAKGLDGTSVLQHFKL, from the exons ATGGGGTTTACTGCTAAAGATGAAATTGAAGGCAACTTCAAATTCAACTCTGATAGGCTGCAGGATCTCAAAGCATTTGATGAAAGAAAAGCTGGTGTTAAAGGCCTTGTTGATCAAGGTATTCTCAAAATCCCAACCTTATTTCACCATCCACCTGATAAGTTTTCAAAGTCCACAAATTCAACCAACACACAACACATTATTCCTATTATAGACTTAGCAAATATTGGCAAAGATCCAAATACAAGGCAagaaattataagcaaaataaaGGAAGCATCTGAGACATGGGGTTTCTTTCAAGTGGTTAATCATGGTATTCCTATAAATGTTCTTGAGGATATGAAAGATGGAGTGATTAGATTCTTTGAACAAGATATTGAAGTGAAGAAAGAGATGTATACTAGAGATCAAACAAGGCCATTGgtttataatagtaattttgATTTGTATAGTTCACCAGCACTTAATTGGAGGGATACTTTTATATGTGACTTTGCACTTAATGCCCCCAAACTAGAAGATTTGCCAGTAGTATGCAG GTTGTTGTTCCCAAAGAATCAGTTCGGATTGAAAAG GGATATACTTATGGAATATGGAACACGTCTAATGAAACTTGGAACAATACTCTTTGAATTACTATCAGAAGCTCTTGGATTGCATTCAAACCATTTAAAGGACTTAGATTGTTGTGAAGGGAACATATTACTTGGTCATTACTATCCTGCTTGTCCTGAACCAGATTTAACAATGGGAACCACCAAACATTCTGATGGTAGTTTTCTCACAGTGCTTCTCCAAGACCATATTGGTGGTCTTCAAGTTCTTTACCAAGAAAAGTGGATCGATGTACCACCGGTACCCGAGGCTCTTGTTGTTAATATTGGTGATCTTCTGCAG CTTATAACAAATGATAAATTCAAGAGTGTTGAACATAGAGTACTGGCAAATGACATTGGTCCAAGAATATCTGTTGCATGCTTTTTCAAGGCAGGACTTAGAGCACATGAAAAGCTTTATGGACCTATAACAGAATTATTATCAGAAGACAACCCTCCCAGATATAGAGAAACCACGTTTGCTGATTATGTAGCCTACTTATGTGCAAAAGGGCTTGATGGCACTTCTGTTCTTCAACATTTCAAGCTTTGA
- the LOC11413339 gene encoding 1-aminocyclopropane-1-carboxylate oxidase homolog 1 isoform X2 — MGFTAKDEIEGNFKFNSDRLQDLKAFDERKAGVKGLVDQGILKIPTLFHHPPDKFSKSTNSTNTQHIIPIIDLANIGKDPNTRQEIISKIKEASETWGFFQVVNHGIPINVLEDMKDGVIRFFEQDIEVKKEMYTRDQTRPLVYNSNFDLYSSPALNWRDTFICDFALNAPKLEDLPVVCRDILMEYGTRLMKLGTILFELLSEALGLHSNHLKDLDCCEGNILLGHYYPACPEPDLTMGTTKHSDGSFLTVLLQDHIGGLQVLYQEKWIDVPPVPEALVVNIGDLLQLITNDKFKSVEHRVLANDIGPRISVACFFKAGLRAHEKLYGPITELLSEDNPPRYRETTFADYVAYLCAKGLDGTSVLQHFKL; from the exons ATGGGGTTTACTGCTAAAGATGAAATTGAAGGCAACTTCAAATTCAACTCTGATAGGCTGCAGGATCTCAAAGCATTTGATGAAAGAAAAGCTGGTGTTAAAGGCCTTGTTGATCAAGGTATTCTCAAAATCCCAACCTTATTTCACCATCCACCTGATAAGTTTTCAAAGTCCACAAATTCAACCAACACACAACACATTATTCCTATTATAGACTTAGCAAATATTGGCAAAGATCCAAATACAAGGCAagaaattataagcaaaataaaGGAAGCATCTGAGACATGGGGTTTCTTTCAAGTGGTTAATCATGGTATTCCTATAAATGTTCTTGAGGATATGAAAGATGGAGTGATTAGATTCTTTGAACAAGATATTGAAGTGAAGAAAGAGATGTATACTAGAGATCAAACAAGGCCATTGgtttataatagtaattttgATTTGTATAGTTCACCAGCACTTAATTGGAGGGATACTTTTATATGTGACTTTGCACTTAATGCCCCCAAACTAGAAGATTTGCCAGTAGTATGCAG GGATATACTTATGGAATATGGAACACGTCTAATGAAACTTGGAACAATACTCTTTGAATTACTATCAGAAGCTCTTGGATTGCATTCAAACCATTTAAAGGACTTAGATTGTTGTGAAGGGAACATATTACTTGGTCATTACTATCCTGCTTGTCCTGAACCAGATTTAACAATGGGAACCACCAAACATTCTGATGGTAGTTTTCTCACAGTGCTTCTCCAAGACCATATTGGTGGTCTTCAAGTTCTTTACCAAGAAAAGTGGATCGATGTACCACCGGTACCCGAGGCTCTTGTTGTTAATATTGGTGATCTTCTGCAG CTTATAACAAATGATAAATTCAAGAGTGTTGAACATAGAGTACTGGCAAATGACATTGGTCCAAGAATATCTGTTGCATGCTTTTTCAAGGCAGGACTTAGAGCACATGAAAAGCTTTATGGACCTATAACAGAATTATTATCAGAAGACAACCCTCCCAGATATAGAGAAACCACGTTTGCTGATTATGTAGCCTACTTATGTGCAAAAGGGCTTGATGGCACTTCTGTTCTTCAACATTTCAAGCTTTGA